Proteins from a genomic interval of Desulfovibrio aminophilus DSM 12254:
- a CDS encoding YicC/YloC family endoribonuclease — protein MPASMTGFGRSESAEEKWAHGFEVKSVNGRFLDVKWRIPSALRSLETAWEKIVRSYGSRGRVDVSLNLEVKSPDILGVSLNLPLVAAMLDQVAKLAAMRGQAFEPDYNRLLSMSSLWRDDSSGPAPALLDSLERGLRAALEDWRASRQSEGAVLAEDLRVRLARLRELAQAIAQRIPGVLNEKRTGLCQRVREALAQVGAEYSEDRMLQEVAVLTDRLDVSEELTRLFAHLDRLEQTLSGAAEEGKRLDFLIQEAFREINTCGNKAQDVEVSRLVVDFKTELERCREQVQNLE, from the coding sequence ATGCCCGCGAGCATGACCGGCTTCGGCCGTTCCGAGAGCGCCGAGGAGAAGTGGGCGCACGGTTTCGAGGTCAAGAGCGTCAACGGCCGCTTTCTGGACGTGAAATGGCGCATTCCCTCGGCCCTGCGCAGCCTGGAGACGGCCTGGGAAAAGATCGTGCGGTCTTACGGCAGCCGGGGCCGGGTGGACGTCTCCCTGAATCTTGAGGTGAAAAGCCCGGACATCCTTGGCGTGAGCCTGAACCTGCCTCTGGTGGCGGCCATGCTGGACCAGGTCGCCAAGCTGGCGGCCATGCGCGGGCAGGCCTTCGAGCCGGACTATAATCGCCTTTTGTCCATGTCCTCGCTTTGGCGCGACGATTCCAGCGGCCCGGCCCCGGCGCTCCTGGACAGCCTGGAGCGGGGGCTGCGCGCGGCCCTGGAAGACTGGCGCGCCTCGCGGCAGTCCGAGGGCGCGGTTCTGGCCGAGGATCTGCGCGTCCGCCTGGCCCGTCTCCGCGAACTGGCCCAGGCCATCGCCCAGCGCATTCCCGGCGTGCTCAACGAGAAGCGCACGGGGCTCTGCCAGCGCGTGCGCGAGGCCCTGGCGCAGGTGGGGGCCGAGTACTCCGAGGACCGTATGCTCCAGGAAGTGGCCGTGCTCACGGATCGACTGGACGTCTCCGAGGAGCTGACCCGGCTGTTCGCCCACCTGGACCGCCTGGAGCAGACCCTTTCCGGCGCGGCCGAGGAGGGCAAGCGCCTGGACTTCCTCATCCAGGAGGCCTTCCGCGAGATCAACACCTGCGGCAACAAGGCCCAGGACGTGGAGGTCAGCCGTCTGGTGGTGGACTTCAAGACCGAGCTGGAGCGCTGCCGCGAGCAGGTCCAGAATCTGGAGTAG
- the pyrF gene encoding orotidine-5'-phosphate decarboxylase codes for MAELVVALDYPEAAPALDMARRLVGTAPWVKVGLELFTAEGPGLVADLKALGFRVFLDLKFLDIPNTVRGAVRSAARLGADMVNIHVLGGARMAEAALEGRDAGTAPGAEPPLLLGVTVLTSMADADLPVDYPGGAGALALELARRARGYYLDGVVCSGLEAARIKEACGAGFRCLTPGIRPAGGSDDQRRTVTPAQAVAAGADYLVVGRPVTQAPDPRSAAMDVLRDMRTGC; via the coding sequence ATGGCTGAATTGGTGGTGGCCCTGGACTATCCCGAGGCCGCGCCGGCCCTGGACATGGCCCGCCGCCTGGTCGGGACCGCGCCCTGGGTCAAGGTGGGCCTGGAGTTGTTCACCGCCGAGGGACCGGGGCTGGTGGCCGATCTCAAGGCGCTGGGCTTTCGGGTCTTCCTGGATCTCAAGTTCCTGGACATCCCGAATACGGTGCGTGGCGCGGTGCGTTCGGCCGCGCGTCTAGGCGCGGACATGGTCAACATCCACGTCCTGGGCGGCGCGCGCATGGCCGAGGCGGCCCTGGAGGGCCGGGACGCCGGAACCGCTCCCGGGGCCGAGCCGCCCCTGTTGCTCGGCGTCACCGTGCTGACCAGCATGGCCGACGCCGACCTGCCCGTGGACTATCCCGGCGGTGCGGGAGCGTTGGCGTTGGAGCTTGCCCGCCGCGCGCGGGGGTATTATCTTGATGGTGTGGTCTGCTCCGGCCTGGAGGCGGCCCGGATCAAGGAGGCATGCGGGGCGGGCTTCCGCTGCCTGACCCCGGGCATCCGCCCGGCGGGCGGGAGCGACGACCAGCGCCGCACCGTGACCCCGGCCCAGGCCGTGGCCGCCGGCGCCGACTACCTGGTGGTGGGACGCCCCGTCACCCAGGCGCCGGATCCCCGGAGCGCGGCCATGGACGTTTTGCGCGACATGCGCACGGGATGCTGA
- a CDS encoding HDOD domain-containing protein has product MTHETAQKFLAELPGVRNDLPFSPVLLQKLFMQTGEGALASMHDIAETIAKDQGLTAKLLAMANSAFYGLQAQVTTVQRAATVLGLREIRNIVLAIGIRALGRKRPMPKEFDLDAYWRHQFRVACLSRDLARALNRQEGGGLDPDQLFTAGLLHDLGKLIVAMFRPEVAVEMLTLARTRHIPESLAENDYWGVDHGVVGALVLGSWDLPAEIVEPVNWHHAPELAPVSAREATLLALADALAHEAADPADPQALPAPGLAQSLGLSLEDVRPLAATVLADESVDQFVQNLV; this is encoded by the coding sequence ATGACGCATGAGACCGCCCAGAAATTTCTGGCCGAGCTGCCCGGCGTACGCAACGATCTGCCGTTCTCCCCGGTGCTCCTGCAGAAGCTCTTCATGCAGACCGGCGAGGGGGCCCTGGCCTCCATGCACGATATCGCCGAAACCATCGCCAAGGATCAGGGTCTCACGGCCAAGCTCCTGGCCATGGCCAACTCCGCCTTCTATGGCCTCCAGGCCCAGGTGACCACGGTGCAGCGGGCGGCCACGGTCCTGGGGCTGCGCGAGATCCGCAACATCGTCCTGGCCATCGGCATCCGCGCCCTGGGGCGCAAGAGGCCGATGCCCAAGGAATTCGACCTGGACGCCTACTGGCGGCATCAGTTCCGGGTGGCCTGCCTGAGCCGCGACCTGGCCCGTGCCCTGAATCGTCAGGAAGGGGGCGGACTGGACCCGGACCAGCTCTTCACCGCCGGGCTGCTCCACGACCTGGGCAAGCTCATCGTGGCCATGTTCCGACCTGAGGTCGCCGTGGAGATGCTCACCCTGGCCCGTACCCGGCACATCCCCGAGTCCCTGGCCGAGAACGACTACTGGGGCGTGGATCACGGCGTGGTCGGGGCCCTGGTCCTGGGTTCCTGGGATCTGCCCGCCGAGATCGTGGAGCCGGTGAACTGGCATCACGCCCCGGAACTGGCTCCGGTTTCGGCCCGGGAGGCCACGCTCCTGGCCCTGGCCGACGCCCTGGCCCACGAGGCAGCCGATCCGGCCGATCCCCAGGCTCTGCCCGCACCCGGCCTGGCCCAGTCCCTGGGCCTGTCCCTGGAGGACGTCCGCCCCTTGGCCGCAACCGTCCTGGCCGACGAATCCGTGGACCAGTTCGTCCAGAATCTCGTCTGA
- the rnfB gene encoding RnfABCDGE type electron transport complex subunit B, whose translation MDLIQLAWTGLAVFGALGLVAGVALALAAVRCKVEVDPRIAEVKEALMGANCGGCSYPGCEAYAEAVVKDPNVPPDLCRPGGPSVAVAVARLTGKAMGGAEPVVAFRRCVKDEGQVARRLLYSGVSTCQAASLALGGPDACRFACIGLGDCLAACPFGAMRLESGLVRVDAELCTGCGNCVRVCPKSILELTPRNSRVQVFCSSRDKGSEVRDVCGAGCISCGMCVKKCPAQAVSLDRGRISVDHKACVAYGPSCGLACAGFCPRGILRPLGDETPTARPEPEARRRAAGTANGEQA comes from the coding sequence ATGGACCTGATCCAACTGGCCTGGACCGGATTGGCCGTCTTCGGGGCCCTGGGGCTGGTCGCGGGCGTGGCCCTGGCCCTGGCGGCCGTGCGCTGCAAGGTCGAGGTTGACCCGCGCATCGCCGAGGTCAAGGAGGCGCTCATGGGCGCCAACTGCGGCGGCTGCTCCTACCCCGGCTGCGAGGCCTACGCCGAGGCCGTGGTCAAGGATCCGAACGTGCCGCCGGACCTCTGCCGTCCCGGCGGACCCTCGGTGGCCGTCGCCGTGGCCCGGCTCACGGGCAAGGCCATGGGCGGGGCCGAGCCGGTGGTGGCCTTCCGGCGCTGCGTCAAGGACGAGGGCCAAGTGGCCCGGCGACTGCTGTATTCGGGCGTCTCCACCTGCCAGGCCGCCAGTCTGGCCCTGGGCGGTCCGGACGCCTGCCGCTTCGCCTGCATCGGCCTGGGCGACTGCTTGGCGGCCTGCCCCTTCGGGGCCATGCGCCTGGAGAGCGGGCTCGTGCGGGTGGACGCGGAACTCTGCACCGGCTGCGGCAACTGCGTGCGGGTCTGCCCCAAGTCCATTCTCGAACTGACGCCGCGCAACTCCCGGGTCCAGGTCTTCTGCTCCTCGCGGGACAAGGGCAGCGAGGTCAGGGACGTCTGCGGGGCGGGCTGCATTTCCTGCGGCATGTGCGTGAAGAAGTGCCCGGCCCAGGCGGTGAGCCTGGATCGCGGACGCATCAGCGTGGACCACAAGGCCTGCGTGGCCTATGGCCCTTCCTGCGGGCTCGCCTGCGCCGGATTCTGCCCGCGTGGCATCCTCCGCCCCCTGGGGGACGAGACCCCCACGGCGCGGCCGGAGCCCGAGGCGCGGCGGCGGGCGGCCGGGACCGCGAATGGGGAACAAGCATGA
- the mnmA gene encoding tRNA 2-thiouridine(34) synthase MnmA, with product MTIAVAVSGGVDSLLCLALLREGGEDVLAVHGRFQDQDAAGPSLADLCASLGVPYLELDLRREFEERVVRPFVRAYLAGETPNPCAACNPGIKFGVLFDHAIERGAERLATGHYVRLESGRLLRGIDARKDQSYFLSLVPAERLERAVFPLGGWTKDEVRAELVRRGLTAPVPRESREICFVPGDDYRAFLEGRGEPLPDGGPVLLEDGRVLGRHRGLWRHTQGQRRGLGLSWPEPLYVLDKDPERNALVVGPRASLESPGCLLRGVNRLVPSTHWPEVVLVQTRYRQKARPGRWEETGDGLRLRFLEPQGRPTPGQIGALYTPEGAVLAGGVIAG from the coding sequence ATGACCATCGCCGTGGCCGTGAGCGGAGGCGTGGACAGCCTCCTCTGTCTGGCGCTTCTGCGCGAAGGGGGCGAGGATGTCCTGGCCGTGCATGGCCGCTTCCAGGATCAGGACGCGGCCGGGCCGTCCCTGGCCGATCTCTGCGCCTCCCTGGGCGTACCCTACCTGGAGTTGGATCTGCGCCGCGAGTTCGAGGAACGGGTGGTGCGGCCCTTTGTCCGGGCCTATCTCGCGGGCGAGACGCCCAACCCCTGCGCGGCCTGCAACCCCGGCATCAAGTTCGGCGTCCTCTTCGACCACGCCATTGAGCGCGGAGCGGAGCGGCTGGCCACCGGCCATTATGTCCGCCTGGAGAGCGGTCGGCTGCTGCGCGGCATCGACGCGCGCAAGGACCAGAGCTATTTCCTGAGCCTCGTGCCCGCCGAGCGCCTGGAGCGGGCCGTGTTCCCCCTGGGTGGGTGGACCAAGGACGAGGTGCGCGCGGAGCTGGTCCGGCGCGGCTTGACGGCCCCCGTGCCCCGGGAGAGCCGGGAGATATGTTTCGTGCCCGGTGACGACTATAGGGCCTTTCTGGAGGGGCGCGGCGAACCCTTGCCGGACGGCGGGCCGGTGCTCCTGGAAGACGGCCGCGTTTTGGGACGGCATCGGGGGCTCTGGCGGCATACCCAGGGCCAGCGCCGGGGCCTGGGCCTGAGCTGGCCCGAGCCCCTCTACGTGCTGGACAAGGACCCGGAGCGCAACGCCTTGGTGGTGGGGCCGCGCGCATCCTTGGAGTCCCCAGGCTGCCTGCTGCGCGGGGTGAACCGCCTCGTCCCTTCGACGCATTGGCCGGAAGTGGTCCTGGTCCAGACGCGCTACCGCCAGAAGGCCCGGCCCGGCCGCTGGGAGGAAACCGGGGACGGCCTGCGTCTGCGTTTCCTGGAGCCGCAGGGGCGACCCACGCCGGGGCAGATCGGCGCGTTGTATACCCCGGAGGGCGCGGTCCTGGCCGGAGGCGTCATCGCGGGCTGA
- the rsxE gene encoding electron transport complex subunit RsxE, whose product MDAHEHTVLERLSNGLIKENPIFKLALSMCPAVAMTNTVRNGFLLGLAVLFVQVASNVTVSVFRRFIHERIRIPAYIIIIATWVSVSDMTLAAYAPGFYKEIALYVKLIVVFAIIISRLEVFASRNTVWPSFWDGMGMGLGFMFALMLVGCLREFLGAGTLWGVEILPFKPFFFWSLPPAGFFAIGLIMALFIWLERRFNAWRAKR is encoded by the coding sequence ATGGACGCACACGAGCACACGGTCCTGGAACGGCTGTCCAACGGCCTGATCAAGGAAAACCCCATCTTCAAGCTGGCGCTCTCCATGTGCCCGGCCGTGGCCATGACCAACACCGTGCGCAACGGCTTCCTCCTCGGGCTGGCCGTGCTCTTCGTGCAGGTGGCCTCCAACGTCACGGTCTCGGTGTTCCGGCGCTTCATTCACGAGCGCATCCGCATTCCGGCCTACATCATCATCATCGCCACCTGGGTCAGCGTGAGCGACATGACCCTGGCGGCCTACGCCCCGGGTTTCTACAAGGAGATCGCGCTCTACGTGAAGCTCATCGTGGTCTTCGCGATCATCATCTCCCGGCTGGAGGTCTTCGCCTCGCGCAACACGGTTTGGCCCTCCTTCTGGGACGGCATGGGCATGGGCCTGGGCTTCATGTTCGCGCTCATGCTCGTGGGCTGCCTGCGCGAGTTCCTCGGCGCGGGTACGCTCTGGGGCGTGGAGATCCTGCCCTTCAAGCCGTTCTTCTTCTGGTCCCTGCCGCCCGCCGGATTCTTCGCCATCGGCCTGATCATGGCCCTGTTCATCTGGCTGGAGCGCCGCTTCAACGCCTGGAGGGCCAAGCGATGA
- a CDS encoding DUF370 domain-containing protein, whose translation MSRQALRQGLLNIGFGNFVVLTRVVTIANPSSAPMRRLREDARQEGRLVDATQGRKTRAIIVTDSNHVILSAIQAETIGQRFQAEAFEMSEEAADV comes from the coding sequence ATGAGCAGGCAGGCGCTCCGCCAGGGGCTTCTGAACATCGGTTTCGGCAACTTCGTGGTCCTCACCCGGGTGGTGACCATCGCCAACCCCTCGTCCGCGCCCATGCGCCGCCTGCGCGAGGACGCCCGCCAGGAAGGCCGCCTGGTGGACGCCACCCAGGGCCGCAAGACCCGCGCCATCATCGTCACCGACTCCAACCACGTGATCCTCTCGGCCATCCAGGCCGAAACCATCGGCCAGCGGTTCCAGGCCGAGGCGTTCGAGATGTCGGAGGAGGCAGCCGATGTCTGA
- a CDS encoding DUF4416 family protein, protein MSAPRVPEPGLLVLSVLCAEWEACWPRLSAELEARFGPTDFASAFMDFGHTDYYDRELGTPLRRRMLAFERLVPLDGLPEAKLFTNELERREARPDGSRRFNLDPGVLTQERLILATGKNFTHRVYLGRGIWADLTLVYTGGGWLVLPWTFPDYAAPDMLELLSEMREHYRRKLFALRGDNPGLEAPNEERKETCPRA, encoded by the coding sequence GTGAGCGCGCCGCGCGTCCCGGAGCCCGGACTGCTCGTGCTCTCCGTGCTTTGCGCCGAATGGGAGGCCTGCTGGCCGCGACTCTCGGCGGAACTGGAGGCGCGTTTCGGCCCGACGGACTTCGCTTCCGCGTTCATGGATTTCGGACACACGGACTATTACGATCGGGAACTGGGCACGCCCCTGAGGCGGCGGATGCTGGCCTTCGAGCGGCTGGTCCCACTGGACGGCCTACCCGAGGCCAAGCTCTTCACCAACGAGCTGGAGCGGCGGGAAGCTCGACCTGACGGGAGCAGGCGTTTCAACCTGGACCCCGGCGTCCTGACCCAGGAGCGGCTCATTCTGGCCACGGGCAAGAATTTCACGCACCGGGTCTACCTGGGCCGGGGCATCTGGGCCGACCTGACCCTGGTGTACACCGGCGGCGGCTGGCTGGTCCTGCCCTGGACCTTTCCGGACTACGCCGCCCCGGACATGCTGGAGCTTTTGAGCGAGATGCGCGAACACTACCGCCGCAAGCTTTTCGCCCTGCGCGGCGACAACCCGGGGCTCGAGGCCCCCAACGAGGAAAGGAAGGAAACATGCCCGCGAGCATGA
- a CDS encoding MiaB/RimO family radical SAM methylthiotransferase — MKTFHTATLGCKINQYETRALAEALEARGWVQVDDPALAGRILVNSCAVTANAVSDLRQLVRRLHRESPDAAIVITGCAAQILEEELAGLPGVERVVPQSRKAELLDAGPARAGWQPFAISGYDRARPVLKVQDGCSHRCTYCVVPLARGRSVSRDPAAVLAEAERLLMAGFREIVLGGINLRQYGTDLPGRPDFWDLLAGLERALAPRWADRVRLRLSSLEPGQLGSKALDVLGASRLVCPHLHLSLQSGDPEVLRRMGRGHYRPEQALEFSRELAAVWPVFGLGADLLVGFPGETAGQFGNTLALARALPLSYAHVFPYSPRPGTPAADLDGQVPQEEKKARAASLRAVTSARKRAFLKVLAGGGPLSVLVENAEGEGVSEHYAPCRVEGVSAVRALVRARPVGLEGGRVLARPEPEA, encoded by the coding sequence ATGAAGACATTTCACACCGCCACCCTGGGCTGCAAGATCAACCAGTACGAAACCCGCGCCCTGGCCGAAGCCCTGGAGGCGCGCGGCTGGGTCCAGGTCGATGACCCGGCCTTGGCTGGGCGCATCCTGGTCAATTCCTGCGCCGTCACGGCCAACGCCGTGAGCGACCTGCGCCAGCTCGTGCGCCGCCTGCACCGCGAGAGCCCGGACGCGGCCATCGTCATCACCGGCTGCGCGGCCCAGATCCTGGAAGAGGAACTGGCCGGACTGCCCGGAGTGGAGCGGGTCGTGCCCCAGTCGCGCAAGGCCGAACTCCTGGATGCCGGTCCCGCGCGGGCTGGCTGGCAGCCCTTCGCCATCTCGGGTTACGACCGCGCGCGGCCCGTGCTCAAGGTTCAGGACGGCTGCTCCCACCGCTGCACTTACTGCGTCGTGCCCCTGGCCCGGGGTCGGAGCGTGAGCCGCGACCCGGCCGCGGTTTTGGCCGAGGCCGAACGTCTGCTGATGGCCGGATTCCGCGAGATCGTCCTGGGCGGGATCAACCTCCGCCAGTACGGCACGGACCTCCCCGGCCGCCCGGATTTCTGGGATCTGCTCGCCGGACTGGAGCGCGCCCTGGCCCCGCGCTGGGCCGATCGCGTCCGGCTGCGTTTGAGTTCCCTGGAGCCGGGGCAACTCGGGTCCAAGGCCCTGGACGTGCTGGGCGCTTCGCGGCTGGTCTGTCCGCACCTGCATCTCTCGTTGCAGAGCGGCGACCCCGAGGTGCTGCGGCGCATGGGGCGCGGTCACTACCGGCCGGAACAGGCCCTGGAGTTCAGCCGTGAGCTGGCGGCCGTCTGGCCGGTCTTCGGTCTGGGCGCGGACCTGCTGGTGGGCTTCCCGGGCGAGACGGCCGGGCAGTTCGGCAATACCCTGGCCCTGGCGCGGGCCCTGCCCCTTTCCTATGCCCATGTTTTCCCGTATTCTCCGAGGCCGGGCACTCCGGCGGCGGACCTGGACGGCCAGGTTCCCCAGGAGGAGAAGAAGGCCCGGGCCGCGAGCCTGCGGGCCGTGACCTCGGCCCGGAAGCGGGCCTTTCTCAAGGTTCTGGCCGGAGGCGGACCGCTGTCCGTTCTGGTGGAGAACGCCGAGGGCGAGGGCGTGTCCGAGCACTACGCGCCCTGTCGGGTGGAAGGCGTCTCGGCCGTGCGCGCCCTGGTGCGGGCCCGGCCCGTCGGCCTGGAAGGCGGCCGTGTCCTGGCCCGTCCGGAGCCCGAGGCGTGA
- the gmk gene encoding guanylate kinase: protein MSERVRRGIVLVLSAPSGAGKSTLVRKLLREFPGIGYSVSYTTRAPRGAERDGVDYHFVDRDRFLAMREAGEFAEWAEVHGNFYGTAKAPVLALLDQGRDVLFDIDVQGAAQLRTAFPEGVLVFILPPSLAELERRLRGRGTDAPEVVTKRLENARAEIAAAERFDFLILNDDLERACDELRAVYLAARLRPGLRPGLVADLLAEWGEHG from the coding sequence ATGTCTGAACGCGTCCGGCGGGGCATCGTTCTCGTGCTTTCCGCGCCCTCCGGTGCGGGCAAGAGCACCCTGGTCCGCAAGCTGCTGCGGGAGTTCCCGGGGATCGGCTACTCGGTGTCCTACACCACCCGCGCGCCCCGGGGCGCGGAGCGCGACGGCGTGGACTACCACTTCGTCGACCGCGACCGTTTCCTGGCCATGCGCGAGGCCGGGGAGTTCGCCGAGTGGGCCGAGGTTCACGGCAATTTTTACGGCACGGCCAAGGCTCCGGTGCTGGCGCTCCTGGACCAGGGCCGCGATGTGCTCTTCGACATCGATGTGCAGGGTGCGGCCCAGCTGCGCACGGCCTTTCCGGAGGGGGTGCTGGTCTTCATCCTGCCGCCGTCGCTGGCCGAACTGGAGCGCCGTCTGCGCGGCCGGGGCACGGACGCGCCCGAAGTGGTGACCAAGCGCCTGGAGAACGCCCGAGCCGAGATCGCGGCGGCGGAGCGCTTCGATTTTCTGATCCTGAACGACGATCTGGAGCGGGCCTGCGACGAGTTGCGCGCCGTGTATCTGGCCGCCCGGCTGCGGCCGGGGCTGCGCCCCGGACTCGTGGCGGACCTGCTGGCGGAGTGGGGGGAGCATGGCTGA
- a CDS encoding electron transport complex protein RnfA, with protein sequence MTARATFLLLLVLLWAAPAQAGNIVAGEITGEHELTLALAAPLDAAVDWRGRVGVVERENPDVPLTVTTAALSPDGRELVLTLAEPVSSQGAYAVTLCAGPDGAAESFQVRKGVLAVLFSILISAALIQNFVFSRYLGLCIFFGASGRKETAVGMGFSFILVMTLSAVFVWAMYNFVLKPLHLQFLQVLTFVGIIAIFVQLLDTVLRKVNPFLFKKLGVYLVLITTNCIILAVPLILVDNAYDLWESLALALGSGAGFALALFLMACVRERLELADIPEPFRGLPIAFVVAGLFALAFLGFSGMSF encoded by the coding sequence ATGACCGCCCGGGCGACGTTCCTGCTCCTGCTGGTCCTGCTTTGGGCCGCTCCGGCCCAGGCCGGGAACATCGTCGCGGGCGAGATCACGGGCGAGCACGAACTGACCCTGGCCCTGGCCGCGCCGCTGGACGCCGCCGTGGACTGGCGCGGCCGCGTGGGCGTGGTGGAACGGGAGAACCCGGACGTGCCCCTGACCGTCACGACCGCGGCCCTCTCCCCGGACGGCCGCGAGCTGGTCCTGACCCTGGCCGAGCCGGTCTCGAGCCAGGGGGCCTACGCCGTGACCCTGTGCGCCGGCCCGGACGGCGCGGCGGAGAGCTTCCAGGTGCGCAAGGGCGTGCTGGCCGTGCTCTTCTCCATCCTCATCAGCGCGGCGCTGATCCAGAACTTCGTCTTCAGCCGCTATCTCGGCCTGTGCATCTTCTTCGGGGCCTCGGGCCGCAAGGAGACGGCCGTGGGCATGGGCTTCTCGTTCATCCTGGTGATGACGCTCTCGGCGGTCTTCGTCTGGGCCATGTACAATTTCGTGCTCAAGCCCCTGCACCTCCAGTTCCTCCAGGTGCTCACCTTCGTGGGGATCATCGCCATCTTCGTGCAGCTCCTGGACACCGTGCTGCGCAAGGTGAACCCGTTCCTGTTCAAGAAGCTCGGCGTGTACCTGGTGCTCATCACCACCAACTGCATCATCCTGGCGGTGCCCCTGATCCTGGTGGACAACGCCTACGACCTCTGGGAGAGCCTGGCGCTGGCCCTGGGCTCGGGCGCGGGCTTCGCCCTGGCGCTGTTCCTCATGGCCTGCGTGCGCGAGAGGCTGGAGCTGGCGGACATCCCGGAACCGTTCCGGGGCCTGCCCATCGCCTTCGTGGTGGCCGGACTGTTCGCCCTGGCCTTCCTGGGCTTCTCGGGCATGAGTTTCTAG
- a CDS encoding FAD:protein FMN transferase: MKRRDVLRFLGTGAALAAGYGVASWLDGVVPLGRPGRMLSETRLGMGTYVSLSVVDPSQSRAEEALGAAWAVLDRLEARLTRFRPESALSALNSHGRLDGAPEDLTRVLDLAVFAHRATKGAFDPTVLPVLAYIEESAEAGRRPDPSRLEELRGLVGLERVRWDGRSVHLDRAGMALTLDGVAKGYIVDRMAEALRERGVRHGLVDAGGDIAAFGGKAEGLPWMVAVRNPADVESPLARLELTDGACATSGDYEVYFDKERLFHHIVDPATGVSPHLIHSSTVLADTAARADSLATALLVLGPWGEDVIRPHVSRVILA; the protein is encoded by the coding sequence ATGAAGCGCAGGGACGTGTTGCGATTTCTGGGAACGGGCGCGGCGCTGGCCGCGGGATACGGCGTGGCTTCCTGGCTGGACGGGGTGGTGCCTCTGGGCCGTCCCGGACGGATGCTCAGCGAAACGCGCCTGGGCATGGGAACCTACGTCAGCCTGAGCGTGGTGGACCCCTCCCAGTCCCGGGCCGAGGAGGCCCTGGGCGCCGCCTGGGCCGTGCTGGATCGCCTGGAGGCCCGGTTGACGCGTTTCCGGCCCGAATCCGCGCTCTCCGCGCTCAACTCTCACGGTCGACTGGACGGCGCGCCGGAGGATTTGACCCGGGTGCTGGATCTGGCCGTCTTCGCCCACCGGGCCACCAAGGGGGCCTTCGATCCCACGGTCCTGCCCGTGCTCGCGTACATCGAGGAATCCGCCGAGGCGGGACGACGGCCCGATCCCTCCCGTCTGGAAGAATTGCGGGGGCTGGTCGGTCTGGAGCGGGTGCGTTGGGACGGACGTTCGGTGCATTTGGACCGCGCGGGCATGGCCCTGACCCTGGACGGCGTGGCCAAGGGCTACATCGTGGACCGCATGGCCGAGGCCTTGCGCGAGCGGGGCGTGCGCCACGGACTGGTCGACGCCGGAGGCGACATCGCCGCCTTCGGCGGCAAGGCCGAGGGCCTGCCCTGGATGGTGGCGGTGCGCAACCCGGCGGATGTCGAGTCGCCCCTGGCCCGCCTGGAGCTGACCGATGGGGCATGCGCCACCTCGGGCGACTACGAGGTCTATTTCGACAAGGAACGTCTGTTCCACCACATCGTGGACCCGGCGACGGGCGTTTCACCGCACCTCATCCACTCCTCCACGGTCCTGGCGGATACGGCGGCCCGGGCTGATTCCCTGGCCACGGCCCTGCTCGTGCTCGGCCCCTGGGGCGAGGACGTGATCCGGCCGCACGTCAGCCGGGTCATCCTGGCCTGA
- a CDS encoding FMN-binding protein, which translates to MKEFLRIALNLLVISLVSAALLGLVFTRTENIRKRNEQARLEASMGRYLDPTAGPAHYARIHRYLMERPGQAAAVGYVLPVRGGGNAFLLLTPDGEVLSATPLDGPVDDEAERDATLARALPGAAAHYADSYILALDASGHRMASFIQGRTGGFKTWVHLLVALGPDGSVKGLEILRHEEDPGLGAEIEQEYFRNQFAGRTLDELRTLGVVRLPLPEDYRRGLERSRWAARGITPEQGRALCAPYGHEDIHAITGATISSRRVTEGVKRLVLAFVKRMETVENTARAAGLEPAF; encoded by the coding sequence TTCGGCCGCGCTGCTGGGGCTGGTCTTCACCCGCACGGAGAACATCCGCAAGCGCAATGAACAGGCCCGGCTGGAGGCCTCCATGGGCCGCTACCTGGACCCCACGGCCGGTCCGGCGCACTACGCCCGCATCCACCGCTATCTCATGGAGCGGCCGGGGCAGGCGGCGGCCGTGGGCTACGTGTTGCCCGTGCGTGGCGGCGGCAACGCCTTTCTTTTGCTCACGCCCGACGGCGAGGTGCTTTCGGCCACGCCGCTCGACGGCCCGGTGGACGACGAGGCCGAGCGCGACGCCACCCTGGCCCGGGCTCTGCCCGGCGCGGCTGCGCACTACGCCGATTCCTACATCCTGGCCCTGGACGCCTCTGGGCATCGCATGGCCTCGTTCATCCAGGGCCGCACCGGCGGCTTCAAGACCTGGGTGCATCTGCTGGTGGCCCTGGGCCCGGACGGGAGCGTCAAGGGCCTGGAAATTCTGCGTCACGAGGAGGATCCCGGCCTGGGCGCGGAGATCGAGCAGGAATACTTCCGCAACCAGTTCGCGGGCCGGACCCTGGACGAATTGCGTACGCTGGGCGTGGTCCGGCTGCCCCTGCCCGAGGACTACCGCCGGGGACTGGAGCGCTCTCGCTGGGCCGCCCGGGGCATCACCCCGGAGCAGGGGAGAGCGTTGTGCGCACCCTACGGCCACGAGGACATCCACGCCATCACCGGGGCGACCATCTCCAGCCGCCGCGTCACCGAGGGCGTGAAGCGGCTCGTGCTGGCCTTCGTCAAGCGCATGGAGACCGTGGAGAACACGGCGCGCGCGGCGGGCCTGGAGCCGGCCTTCTAG